Proteins encoded together in one Candidatus Bathyarchaeota archaeon window:
- a CDS encoding zinc finger MYND domain-containing protein translates to MRCPNCNTHVDVHCHVVYHPKSQKLENNHALLYRCSNCRFMIIVDGKKSDEGEYKVLYCGRECLKEEHLNINTMKVLHDSISKLTKRLNLRNAH, encoded by the coding sequence ATGAGATGTCCGAATTGTAATACTCACGTTGATGTTCATTGCCATGTAGTATATCATCCTAAATCTCAAAAGTTAGAGAATAACCATGCTCTTCTCTATAGATGTTCTAATTGTAGGTTTATGATTATAGTCGATGGCAAAAAGAGTGATGAAGGCGAATATAAGGTACTGTATTGCGGAAGAGAATGTTTGAAAGAAGAACATCTCAATATCAATACAATGAAAGTCTTACATGATTCAATATCTAAACTCACAAAACGCCTAAATCTAAGGAATGCCCATTAG
- a CDS encoding NAD(P)-binding domain-containing protein — translation MSSKKIAILGAGNGGQTAAADLSLAGFEVNLYESPKFEKSIRPIIERGRIKITGVSRKGYATLNKATTNIKEAMKGVDVVMIIVPAYAHEIFFKEFVPYLEDG, via the coding sequence ATGTCTTCAAAAAAGATCGCTATTTTAGGTGCGGGAAATGGAGGACAGACCGCTGCTGCTGATTTATCTCTTGCAGGATTTGAAGTCAATCTATATGAATCTCCTAAATTTGAGAAGAGTATTAGACCTATTATCGAAAGAGGAAGAATAAAGATAACCGGTGTGTCAAGGAAAGGTTATGCCACATTAAATAAAGCGACAACAAATATCAAAGAGGCAATGAAAGGCGTCGATGTGGTAATGATTATTGTTCCTGCTTATGCCCATGAAATTTTCTTTAAGGAATTTGTACCCTACCTTGAGGATGGATAG
- a CDS encoding NAD/NADP octopine/nopaline dehydrogenase family protein translates to MKINKDVIISETPTLIYVCRVTAPAEVRASGLKREVPFAAIPAKDTEKSIKILNEFYPQFVPATNVLETSLSSANMILHPPIMLLNAGHIERSKGDFLFYIHGASPSVARVCEIIDAERLAVGKALGINLISVKDAMYRKYDAHGNNLYERIQDCKPYWDHSSASAPSSLESRYLNEDVPYGLVPLASLGDLLRVPTPTVKTIIDFASLINQTDYWEEGLTVEKLGLKGLTAEQIKSLVN, encoded by the coding sequence ATGAAAATAAACAAAGACGTTATTATATCTGAAACACCCACACTCATATACGTTTGTAGGGTGACAGCGCCAGCAGAAGTAAGGGCAAGTGGATTAAAAAGGGAAGTGCCCTTTGCTGCCATTCCAGCGAAGGATACTGAAAAAAGTATTAAAATATTAAATGAGTTCTACCCTCAGTTTGTTCCTGCAACAAACGTCTTAGAAACGTCCTTATCAAGCGCCAATATGATCCTCCATCCTCCTATAATGCTCTTAAATGCGGGGCATATTGAACGCTCCAAAGGTGATTTTCTATTTTATATCCATGGGGCATCCCCTTCAGTAGCACGAGTCTGTGAAATCATTGATGCTGAAAGACTTGCCGTTGGAAAAGCTTTGGGTATAAACTTGATATCGGTGAAAGATGCCATGTATAGAAAGTATGATGCGCATGGCAATAATCTCTATGAAAGAATTCAAGATTGTAAACCATATTGGGATCATAGTTCAGCTTCTGCGCCGAGTAGTCTTGAAAGTCGATATTTAAATGAAGATGTTCCTTATGGACTAGTACCCTTAGCGTCTCTAGGTGATTTATTAAGAGTACCTACACCTACCGTTAAAACGATCATCGATTTCGCTTCATTGATCAATCAAACAGATTATTGGGAAGAAGGATTGACTGTAGAAAAACTTGGACTAAAAGGATTGACCG